The Bradyrhizobium sp. LLZ17 genomic sequence CGCGGGCCATGGTATGCATGGAGAAATCCATGACGCTGGACGAGGTCGTCGACACCATCAGCGCCCAAAAGGGCTGCGAGAGCGCGATGAAGGTGTTCAGGGATTGCGAACTGACCGCGAGTGGCGACGTCCAGCTCGGTGCCGCCGTCGAACGGAAATGCGAGGCGGATTTCAAGCCAGGCCTTAATAAGCCACGCCTTAATAAGCCAAGCCTGGATGCCGCGCAGGCACAGTCCTACCGACGCGAGATGCGCGTATGCGACAGCAAGTACCGGAACAAGTCCGGCACCATGTATCTCTCGTTCACGGCATTCTGTCGGGCGGAGGTCGCCCAGCGTTACTCGCAGCGCGCGCTGAAGGCTGCGGGCCAGAAGGCCCGCTAACGCAAGCCTCAGGCCGCGAGCGCAGCTTTGGCCTTCTCGGCGATCGCCTGGAACGACACGGGCTCGTTGATCGCGAGATCCGACAGCACCTTGCGGTCCACGCTGATGCCCGACTTGGCCAGCCCGTCGATAAATCGGCTGTAGGTCATGCCGAACGGACGGACGGCGGCGTTGATGCGCTGGATCCAGAGCGCGCGGAATGTCCGCTTCTTGCGCTTGCGGTCACGGAACGCGTACTGCAGGGCCTTGTCGACCGCCGGCTTGGCGGTGCGGATCGTGTTCTTGCGGCGGCCGCGGAAACCCTTGGCGGCCTTGTAGACTTTCTTGTGCTTGGCGTGGGCGGTCACACCGCGTTTGACGCGAGACATGACAAAAATCCTTCAGAGATGACTAGGTTTTCGGATTGCCGCGGGGTGCCGCGGCACGGTTGGCAATGATCGTGGACGCGATCAGGCGTTCGGCAAGAAGTACTTCTTGACG encodes the following:
- the rplT gene encoding 50S ribosomal protein L20 gives rise to the protein MSRVKRGVTAHAKHKKVYKAAKGFRGRRKNTIRTAKPAVDKALQYAFRDRKRKKRTFRALWIQRINAAVRPFGMTYSRFIDGLAKSGISVDRKVLSDLAINEPVSFQAIAEKAKAALAA